One window of the Amycolatopsis mediterranei genome contains the following:
- a CDS encoding GNAT family N-acetyltransferase, producing MSRRVVGVTLDNLEHLPKSCRRCVYWELAPHLKHQAEEFGATEVEKEAWVSSVLLEWGSCGRIVYSDTLPVGFVLYAPPNAVPRALAFPTSPPSADAVLLTAFQVLPEFRGGGLGRMLVQAVAKDLTKRGVRAIEAFGDARPDEADPDGGHSCVLPAAFLQSVGFKTVRPHQKWPRLRLELRSAITWKEDVEAALERLLGQVTITTAEPSLGRA from the coding sequence GTGTCGCGTCGCGTCGTGGGCGTCACACTGGACAACCTGGAGCACCTGCCGAAGAGCTGTCGCCGGTGCGTGTACTGGGAGCTCGCCCCCCACCTCAAGCACCAGGCCGAGGAGTTCGGCGCGACCGAGGTCGAGAAGGAAGCCTGGGTCTCGAGCGTGCTGCTCGAGTGGGGTTCCTGCGGCCGCATCGTCTACAGCGACACGCTGCCGGTCGGGTTCGTGCTGTACGCCCCGCCGAACGCCGTCCCGCGGGCGCTGGCCTTCCCGACGTCCCCGCCGAGTGCCGACGCCGTTTTGCTGACCGCGTTCCAGGTGCTCCCGGAGTTCCGCGGCGGTGGTCTCGGCCGGATGCTCGTCCAGGCGGTCGCCAAGGACCTGACCAAGCGCGGCGTTCGCGCCATCGAGGCGTTCGGTGACGCTCGTCCCGACGAAGCAGACCCCGACGGCGGCCACAGCTGCGTGCTGCCGGCGGCCTTCCTGCAGAGCGTGGGCTTCAAGACGGTCCGCCCGCACCAGAAGTGGCCGCGCCTGCGCCTCGAGCTGCGTTCGGCGATCACCTGGAAGGAAGACGTCGAGGCGGCCCTGGAGCGGCTGCTCGGCCAGGTGACGATCACCACCGCCGAGCCGAGCCTCGGCCGCGCCTGA
- a CDS encoding D-alanine--D-alanine ligase, protein MVDRTVAVLAGGLSHERDVSLRSGRRLSAALKSESFGIEEWDTDAGLLERLRTQRPDAVVVALHGGEGENGSVQTVLEMLGVPFVGTGSQGCRRAWDKPTAKALVQNAGFVTPGWVVLPHSTFRELGAQAVLDAMVETLGLPLILKPDQGGSALGTQVVREAAELPAAMVGCFAYGDTVLAERFVDGVEVAVTVIEGEDGPEALPAVEIVPESGVYDYTARYTAGLTDFFTPARLDDAAAKAVAELAVAAHRVLGLRDISRTDAVVMADGTVHFLEVNPSPGLTETSTVPMAIEAAGKSLGAVFGELIGRAISR, encoded by the coding sequence GTGGTCGACCGTACCGTTGCCGTGCTCGCCGGCGGGCTTTCGCACGAGCGCGACGTCTCGCTGAGGTCCGGGCGACGGCTGTCAGCGGCGTTGAAGTCCGAGAGCTTCGGCATCGAGGAGTGGGACACCGACGCGGGACTGCTGGAGCGGCTGCGCACGCAGCGCCCGGACGCGGTCGTCGTCGCGCTGCACGGCGGCGAGGGCGAGAACGGCTCGGTGCAGACGGTGCTGGAGATGCTGGGCGTGCCGTTCGTCGGCACCGGCTCCCAGGGCTGCCGCCGCGCGTGGGACAAGCCGACCGCGAAGGCGTTGGTGCAGAACGCCGGGTTCGTGACGCCGGGCTGGGTGGTGCTGCCGCACAGCACGTTCCGCGAGCTCGGCGCCCAGGCGGTGCTCGACGCGATGGTCGAGACGCTCGGCCTGCCGCTGATCCTCAAGCCGGACCAGGGTGGCTCGGCGCTCGGCACCCAGGTGGTGCGCGAAGCGGCGGAACTGCCGGCGGCGATGGTCGGCTGCTTCGCCTACGGAGACACCGTGCTCGCCGAGCGGTTCGTGGACGGCGTCGAGGTGGCCGTGACGGTCATCGAGGGCGAGGACGGGCCCGAGGCCCTCCCCGCGGTCGAGATCGTTCCGGAGAGCGGCGTGTACGACTACACGGCCCGCTACACGGCCGGCCTGACCGACTTCTTCACCCCGGCCCGGCTCGACGACGCCGCGGCCAAGGCGGTGGCCGAGCTGGCCGTCGCGGCGCACCGCGTACTCGGGCTTCGGGACATCTCCCGCACCGACGCGGTCGTGATGGCCGACGGCACGGTCCACTTCCTCGAAGTGAACCCGTCGCCGGGTCTCACCGAGACGTCGACGGTGCCGATGGCGATCGAGGCGGCGGGCAAGTCGCTCGGCGCAGTGTTCGGCGAACTCATCGGGCGCGCGATTTCCCGCTGA
- a CDS encoding N-acetylmuramoyl-L-alanine amidase: MRVLRRGDAGPDVAEIRSILAGMDLLPPVTGTDDYDTFDVAVEHAVRAFQQRRGLMTDGIVGPATFQALKGASYHLGSRPLSYMIASPVHGDDVFTLQERLTELGFDAGRPDGYFGPQTERALKTFQRDMRLTPDGMCGPATIRELHRLSSPRARGGRPVFLREQEQVRQAGPRLRGKRIVIDPGHGGDDLGVVAGGLREADIAWDLARRLEGRMKAAGMEALISRGPNQSPTELERAKFANDAGADLFLSLHSDKNPSPRAQGVASFHFGNGNGTTSTVGELLAGFIQREVAARTGMLDCRTHYKSWDIFTRTRCPAVRVEIGYLTNPDDARKLGDPAFRDIVAEGILIAVKRLYLLGEGDQPTGTFTFADVLAHELAKAE, translated from the coding sequence ATGCGGGTACTCCGCCGCGGTGACGCCGGTCCGGACGTCGCCGAGATCAGGTCCATCCTGGCCGGGATGGACCTGCTCCCGCCGGTCACCGGTACCGACGACTACGACACGTTCGACGTCGCCGTGGAGCACGCCGTCCGTGCCTTCCAGCAGCGTCGTGGGCTGATGACCGACGGCATCGTGGGTCCGGCGACCTTCCAGGCGCTCAAGGGCGCCAGCTACCACCTGGGCAGCCGCCCGCTGTCGTACATGATCGCCTCGCCCGTCCACGGCGACGACGTCTTCACCCTGCAAGAGCGGCTCACCGAACTCGGCTTCGACGCCGGCCGCCCCGACGGCTACTTCGGTCCCCAGACCGAGCGCGCGCTCAAGACGTTCCAGCGCGACATGCGCCTGACGCCGGACGGCATGTGCGGCCCGGCGACCATCCGCGAGCTGCACCGCCTGTCCTCGCCGCGGGCCCGGGGCGGGCGCCCCGTGTTCCTGCGCGAGCAGGAGCAGGTGCGCCAGGCCGGGCCGCGGCTGCGCGGCAAGCGCATCGTGATCGACCCGGGCCACGGCGGCGACGACCTCGGCGTGGTCGCCGGCGGCCTGCGCGAGGCCGACATCGCGTGGGACCTCGCCCGCCGGCTCGAAGGCCGGATGAAGGCCGCCGGCATGGAGGCGCTGATCTCCCGCGGCCCGAACCAGAGCCCCACCGAGCTGGAGCGCGCCAAGTTCGCCAACGACGCGGGCGCCGACCTGTTCCTCTCGCTGCACAGCGACAAGAACCCCTCGCCGCGCGCGCAGGGCGTCGCGAGCTTCCACTTCGGCAACGGCAACGGCACGACCTCGACGGTGGGCGAGCTGCTGGCCGGCTTCATCCAGCGCGAGGTCGCGGCCCGCACGGGCATGCTCGACTGCCGCACGCACTACAAGTCGTGGGACATCTTCACCCGCACCCGCTGCCCGGCGGTCCGGGTCGAGATCGGCTACCTGACGAACCCGGACGACGCCCGCAAGCTCGGCGACCCGGCGTTCCGCGACATCGTCGCGGAGGGCATCCTGATCGCCGTCAAGCGCCTGTACCTGCTCGGCGAGGGCGACCAGCCGACGGGCACCTTCACGTTCGCCGACGTCCTGGCGCACGAGCTCGCGAAAGCCGAGTAG
- the trxA gene encoding thioredoxin, with protein MANTVKVTDATFVDEVLTSEKPVLVDFWATWCGPCKMVAPVLEEIAAENGEKLTIAKIDIDENPNTPRDYQVMSIPTLILFQGGKPVKQIVGAKPKAALLSDLADVL; from the coding sequence ATGGCCAACACCGTCAAGGTGACCGACGCGACGTTCGTCGACGAGGTCCTGACCAGCGAGAAGCCGGTCCTCGTCGACTTCTGGGCCACCTGGTGCGGCCCGTGCAAGATGGTCGCCCCGGTGCTCGAGGAAATCGCGGCCGAGAACGGCGAGAAGCTGACCATCGCCAAGATCGACATCGACGAGAACCCGAACACGCCGCGTGACTACCAGGTGATGTCCATCCCGACGCTGATCCTGTTCCAGGGCGGCAAGCCGGTGAAGCAGATCGTGGGCGCCAAGCCGAAGGCCGCGCTGCTGTCGGACCTCGCCGACGTCCTCTGA
- a CDS encoding PLP-dependent aminotransferase family protein encodes MTENRPSKPHSGRQNPSGRQNLDPHLERYAARTAGMTASEIRALFAVASRPEVVSLAGGMPNLAALPLDTLSAQVAEIIAEDGLVALQYGSAHGVPALREQICEIMALEGIKAHPDDVVVTVGSQMGLDMVTRLFCDPGDVVIAEGPSYVGALGSFAAYQAQVVHVAMDEHGLVPELLREALDRTEKAGRRVKFLYTIPNFHNPAGVTLAVERRAEILEICRTHGVLVVEDNPYGLLGFDGQTYPALRSTDPDNVVYLGSFSKTFASGLRVGWVLAPHAVREKLVLAAESATLCPPTFNQMIVSRYLATHDWKGQIKKFRENYRDRRDAILSALDQYLPPGCSWTKPDGGFYVWVTVPEGVDTKAMLPRAVTARVAYASGTGFYADGFGSRQMRLSYCYPTPERIREGVRRLAAVLESEMDLARTFGNVSARRIQGPQNPSPDTV; translated from the coding sequence ATGACCGAGAACCGCCCCAGCAAGCCGCACAGTGGCCGGCAAAACCCCAGTGGCCGCCAGAACCTCGACCCGCACCTCGAGCGGTACGCCGCGCGCACCGCGGGGATGACCGCCTCGGAGATCCGGGCACTGTTCGCGGTGGCCAGCCGGCCCGAGGTGGTTTCGCTGGCCGGCGGCATGCCGAACCTGGCGGCGCTCCCGCTCGACACGCTGTCGGCGCAGGTGGCCGAGATCATCGCCGAAGACGGCCTGGTGGCGCTGCAGTACGGCTCGGCGCACGGCGTCCCGGCGCTGCGCGAGCAGATCTGCGAAATCATGGCCCTGGAGGGCATCAAGGCGCACCCGGACGACGTCGTGGTGACCGTCGGCTCGCAGATGGGCCTGGACATGGTCACGCGGCTGTTCTGCGACCCGGGTGACGTCGTGATCGCCGAAGGCCCCTCGTACGTCGGCGCGCTGGGCTCGTTCGCCGCCTACCAGGCGCAGGTCGTGCACGTGGCGATGGACGAGCACGGCCTGGTGCCGGAGCTGCTGCGCGAGGCGCTCGACCGGACGGAGAAGGCCGGCCGCCGGGTCAAGTTCCTCTACACCATTCCGAACTTCCACAACCCCGCCGGCGTCACGCTGGCCGTCGAGCGCCGCGCGGAGATCCTGGAGATCTGCCGCACGCACGGCGTCCTGGTCGTCGAAGACAACCCGTACGGGTTGCTCGGCTTCGACGGGCAGACGTACCCGGCGCTGCGGTCCACCGATCCCGACAACGTCGTGTACCTCGGCTCGTTCTCGAAGACGTTCGCCTCCGGTCTGCGCGTCGGCTGGGTGCTGGCGCCGCACGCGGTGCGCGAGAAGCTCGTGCTCGCCGCGGAGTCGGCGACGCTGTGCCCGCCGACGTTCAACCAGATGATCGTCTCGCGCTACCTGGCCACGCACGACTGGAAGGGCCAGATCAAGAAGTTCCGCGAGAACTATCGCGACCGGCGCGACGCGATCCTGTCCGCGCTCGACCAGTACCTGCCCCCGGGCTGCTCGTGGACCAAGCCGGACGGCGGCTTCTACGTCTGGGTGACGGTGCCGGAAGGTGTCGACACGAAGGCGATGCTGCCGCGCGCGGTGACCGCCCGGGTGGCGTACGCGTCCGGAACCGGGTTCTACGCCGACGGGTTCGGCAGCCGCCAGATGCGGCTGTCGTACTGCTACCCGACGCCGGAGCGCATCCGCGAGGGCGTGCGGCGGCTGGCGGCCGTCCTGGAGTCCGAAATGGACCTCGCCCGCACCTTCGGTAACGTGAGCGCGCGCCGGATCCAGGGGCCGCAGAACCCGTCCCCGGACACGGTCTAG